The following proteins are encoded in a genomic region of Rattus rattus isolate New Zealand chromosome 2, Rrattus_CSIRO_v1, whole genome shotgun sequence:
- the Dusp8 gene encoding dual specificity protein phosphatase 8, translating to MAGDRLPRKVMDAKKLASLLRGGPGGPLVIDSRSFVEYNSCHVLSSVNICCSKLVKRRLQQGKVTIAELIQPAARSQVDATEPQDVVVYDQSTRDASVLAADSFLSILLSKLDGCFDSVAILTGGFATFSSCFPGLCEGKPATLPSMSLSQPCLPVPSVGLTRILPHLYLGSQKDVLNKDLMTQNGISYVLNASNSCPKPDFICESRFMRIPINDNYCEKLLPWLDKSIEFIDKAKLSSCQVIVHCLAGISRSATIAIAYIMKTMGMSSDDAYRFVKDRRPSISPNFNFLGQLLEYERSLKLLAALQSDGPHLGTPEPLMGPAAGIPLPRLPPSTSESAATGSEAATAAKEGSPSAGGDALIPSTAPATSALQQGLRGLHLSSDRLQDTNRLKRSFSLDIKSAYAPSRRPDFPGPPDPGEAPKLCKLDSPSGGTLGLPSPSPDSPDSIPECRPRPRRRRPPVSSPARSPAHGLALNFGDTARQTPRHGLSALSAPGLPGPGQPSGPGGWVPPLDSPGTPSPDGPWCFSPEGAQGPGAVFSAFGRASAGAPGPGSGSSGGGGGSSSSSSSSSSSDLRRRDVRTGWPEEPAADAQFKRRSCQMEFEEGMVEGRARGEELAALGKQTSFSGSVEVIEVS from the exons ATGGCTGGGGATCGGCTCCCGAGGAAGGTGATGGATGCAAAGAAACTGGCCAGCCTGCTGCGCGGCGGGCCCGGGGGCCCTTTGGTCATCGACAGTCGGTCCTTCGTGGAGTATAACAGCTGCCACGTGCTGAGCTCTGTGAACATCTGCTGTTCCAAGCTGGTGAAGAGGCGCCTTCAGCAGGGAAAAGTGACCATTGCTGAGCTCATCCAGCCTGCTGCGCGAAGCCAG GTGGATGCCACAGAACCACAGGATGTGGTGGTGTATGACCAGAGCACACGAGATGCCAGTGTGCTGGCAGCAGACAGCTTCCTGTCCATCCTGCTCAGCAAGCTGGACGGCTGCTTCGACAGTGTGGCCATCCTCACAG GAGGTTTTgccactttctcctcctgcttccctggcctctgtgagGGCAAACCTGCCACCCTACCATCCATGAGCCTCTCTCagccctgcctgcctgtgcccagTGTCGGCCTGACCCGAATCCTGCCTCACCTCTACCTGGGCTCTCAGAAAGACGTCTTGAACAAG GATCTGATGACCCAAAATGGAATAAGCTATGTCCTCAATGCCAGCAACTCCTGCCCTAAACCGGACTTCATCTGTGAGAGCCGTTTCATGCGTATCCCCATCAATGACAACTACTGTGAAAAGCTGCTGCCCTGGCTGGACAAGTCCATTGAGTTTATtg ATAAAGCCAAGCTGTCCAGCTGCCAAGTCATCGTTCACTGTCTGGCTGGCATTTCTCGCTCTGCCACCATCGCCATCGCGTACATCATGAAAACCATGGGCATGTCTTCTGACGACGCATACAG GTTTGTGAAGGATCGGCGCCCCTCCATCTCGCCCAACTTCAACTTCCTGGGCCAGTTGCTGGAGTATGAGAGGAGTCTGAAGCTGCTGGCTGCCCTGCAGAGTGATGGACCTCACTTGGGGACCCCTGAGCCCCTCATGGGCCCGGCAGCAGGCATCCCACTGCCCCGGCTGCCACCATCTACCTCAGAGAGCGCTGCCACCGGGAGCGAGGCAGCCACTGCAGCCAAGGAGGGCAGCCCTAGTGCTGGAGGGGATGCTCTGATCCCCAGCACAGCTCCAGCGACCAGCGCACTGCAACAGGGCCTGCGTGGCCTGCACCTCTCCTCTGACCGCCTCCAGGACACCAACCGCCTCAAGCGCTCCTTCTCCCTGGACATCAAGTCGGCCTATGCACCCAGCAGGAGGCCCGACTTTCCCGGCCCACCCGACCCCGGTGAAGCCCCAAAGCTCTGTAAGCTGGACAGCCCGTCTGGGGGCACACTGGGCCTGCCCTCGCCCAGCCCGGACAGCCCGGACTCCATTCCAGAGTGCCGCCCACGACCCCGCCGGCGACGTCCCCCGGTCAGTTCGCCGGCCCGCTCCCCCGCTCATGGCCTGGCCCTAAACTTTGGAGACACGGCCCGGCAGACTCCGCGGCACGGCCTTTCGGCCCTGTCGGCGCCCGGGCTTCCTGGCCCTGGTCAGCCGTCTGGCCCCGGGGGCTGGGTGCCGCCACTGGACTCCCCAGGCACACCGTCACCCGACGGACCCTGGTGCTTCAGCCCCGAGGGCGCGCAGGGTCCAGGCGCTGTGTTCTCCGCCTTTGGCCGGGCGAGCGCAGGCGCACCTGGACCCGGTAGTGGCAGcagtggtggcggtggcggcagcagcagcagtagcagtagtagcagcagcagcgaCCTGCGGCGGCGGGATGTGCGGACCGGCTGGCCCGAGGAGCCTGCTGCAGATGCACAGTTCAAGAGGCGCAGCTGCCAGATGGAGTTCGAAGAGGGCATGGTGGAGGGGCGGGCACGTGGCGAGGAGCTGGCAGCCCTGGGCAAGCAAACCAGCTTCTCTGGCAGCGTGGAGGTCATCGAAGTATCGTGA